One stretch of Pseudomonas fluorescens Q2-87 DNA includes these proteins:
- a CDS encoding META domain-containing protein, whose translation MKRLALAALISAGLMGCAAEPVQLQHNRSYILEWIGERPLMDYSHLTITLGDDGRAYGNGGCNHWFAPYTLEGHRLSFGKVGSTRKLCAPAVMEQETRFLQALEKVERWDVSPIEQMRFWPAQGKPLRWWLEEG comes from the coding sequence ATGAAACGTTTGGCCCTGGCGGCGCTGATCAGCGCCGGTCTGATGGGTTGCGCTGCCGAACCGGTGCAACTGCAGCACAACCGCAGCTACATCCTGGAATGGATCGGTGAACGGCCATTGATGGACTACAGCCACCTGACCATTACGCTTGGCGATGACGGCCGGGCCTATGGCAACGGCGGCTGCAACCACTGGTTCGCCCCCTATACCCTGGAAGGCCATCGCTTGAGCTTCGGCAAGGTCGGCAGCACCCGCAAGCTGTGTGCCCCGGCGGTGATGGAGCAAGAGACGCGCTTCTTGCAGGCGTTGGAAAAGGTCGAACGCTGGGACGTCTCGCCCATCGAGCAAATGCGCTTCTGGCCAGCCCAGGGCAAGCCGCTGCGCTGGTGGTTGGAGGAAGGCTGA